A DNA window from Luteolibacter luteus contains the following coding sequences:
- a CDS encoding pyridoxamine 5'-phosphate oxidase family protein: protein MAQPKPEPVDPAQLLELAMATMKSAKFPMLASDDAGQPRLRPVSPVKTERFTIWIANLRGYHKTGEIAANPKVELCYLDDHHHQVRITGMASIESDAALLAAIWEKNPLLRSYLGTPDNPELIVYRIDPSRVRYMREWALAYHEVP, encoded by the coding sequence ATGGCACAACCCAAACCCGAGCCCGTCGATCCCGCACAGCTTCTCGAACTGGCGATGGCCACGATGAAGTCTGCCAAGTTTCCGATGCTCGCCAGCGATGATGCCGGGCAGCCACGGTTGCGGCCGGTCTCCCCGGTGAAGACGGAACGATTCACAATCTGGATCGCGAACCTGCGCGGCTACCACAAGACCGGCGAGATCGCGGCCAATCCCAAGGTGGAACTCTGCTATCTGGACGATCACCACCACCAGGTGCGGATCACCGGGATGGCATCCATCGAAAGCGATGCCGCGTTGCTCGCGGCGATCTGGGAAAAGAACCCGCTGCTACGATCCTACCTTGGCACTCCGGACAATCCGGAACTTATCGTCTACCGGATCGATCCCTCGCGGGTCCGCTACATGCGCGAATGGGCCCTGGCATATCACGAGGTCCCCTAA
- a CDS encoding esterase/lipase family protein has protein sequence MRFLPILAASSALVLCQCGTPSPPRCSILPRESRGESKVHLEQARQAWVSLGSGISGAERDAALLSYNHALARLVDRLHCGKGSVHEKAAAMGTTIDETHSLGAGIRVADLDALVPASSVSTKDVGERHVVTGLGVPLVGWKKTAEEGKPRWEFEPPTGIPLNLTAVLRFPAGKQPEWSFVYPGRAKTVKVGAKEMTMAADWSAPAALYWHMSDLDDLDLEKVFLPSRFSEETSLYVVAPYDPKRIPLVLVHGLNSSPGTFKKLYNELNREPWFRDHYQVWVYSYPTGNNWLYSAARFRQEMKKADDYARRHGPTDQWERMVIVAHSMGGVITHASLKKPGEAMYNAFDKRPLDQISTNKKTREAIQILTMYEPLQPPDRVVFLAAPHQGSPSADRFFSALLRRLIRLPKTLTVNLVDFTLNDLSSLATSGQSSSKGWFTSIGSLSPSYPAYQALKEVPFREGLKEHSIIGDRGRGDTPDSSDGIVPYWSSHLDGVESEKIVPFGHSVQACPECGQEVKRILELHLGEKAKRAR, from the coding sequence ATGAGGTTCCTTCCCATCCTCGCTGCAAGCTCCGCGCTGGTGCTCTGCCAGTGCGGCACCCCGTCACCTCCTCGATGCTCCATCCTGCCGCGCGAGTCGCGGGGTGAGTCAAAGGTCCATCTTGAGCAGGCGCGCCAGGCTTGGGTCTCCCTCGGGTCCGGGATCTCCGGTGCGGAACGGGATGCGGCATTGCTTTCTTATAACCACGCCTTGGCCAGGCTGGTGGACCGCCTCCATTGCGGAAAAGGCAGCGTGCATGAGAAGGCCGCCGCGATGGGAACGACAATCGACGAGACCCACTCCTTGGGAGCGGGCATTCGCGTTGCGGACCTCGATGCATTGGTGCCGGCGTCGTCGGTATCCACGAAGGATGTCGGCGAGCGTCACGTCGTAACCGGACTGGGTGTTCCGTTGGTAGGCTGGAAGAAGACGGCGGAGGAAGGGAAGCCGCGCTGGGAATTCGAGCCGCCCACCGGAATCCCGCTCAATCTGACCGCCGTGCTGCGCTTTCCTGCGGGCAAGCAGCCGGAGTGGTCCTTTGTCTATCCGGGCAGGGCGAAGACCGTGAAGGTCGGAGCCAAGGAGATGACCATGGCGGCGGACTGGTCCGCTCCTGCCGCGCTTTACTGGCACATGTCGGATCTGGACGACTTGGATCTGGAGAAGGTTTTCCTGCCGAGTCGCTTCAGCGAGGAAACTTCACTCTACGTCGTCGCCCCCTACGACCCGAAGCGTATTCCGCTTGTGCTGGTGCACGGGTTGAACTCGAGCCCGGGTACTTTCAAGAAGCTCTACAATGAGCTGAATCGCGAGCCATGGTTCCGAGATCATTATCAGGTCTGGGTCTACAGTTACCCCACCGGTAACAACTGGCTCTACAGCGCCGCGCGTTTTCGCCAGGAAATGAAGAAAGCGGATGACTACGCGCGTCGCCACGGCCCCACCGACCAATGGGAGCGGATGGTGATCGTTGCGCACTCGATGGGCGGAGTGATCACGCATGCCTCGCTGAAGAAGCCAGGGGAGGCGATGTACAATGCCTTCGACAAGCGGCCGCTGGATCAGATCAGCACCAACAAGAAAACGCGGGAGGCGATCCAGATCCTGACGATGTACGAGCCGCTACAGCCTCCGGACCGCGTGGTATTCCTCGCGGCACCGCATCAGGGCTCACCGTCGGCGGACCGCTTTTTCTCGGCGCTCTTGCGCCGTTTGATCCGCCTTCCAAAAACTCTTACCGTCAATCTGGTGGACTTCACGCTGAATGACCTGTCGAGCCTGGCGACTTCCGGCCAGAGTTCGTCCAAGGGTTGGTTCACCAGCATCGGGTCTCTTTCCCCCTCTTATCCCGCTTATCAGGCGCTCAAGGAGGTTCCCTTCCGCGAAGGGCTGAAAGAGCACTCGATCATCGGTGACCGCGGCCGGGGAGATACTCCAGATAGCTCGGATGGCATCGTGCCGTACTGGTCCTCCCATCTCGACGGCGTGGAGAGCGAGAAGATCGTTCCCTTCGGACATAGTGTCCAAGCTTGCCCGGAATGCGGTCAGGAAGTGAAGCGCATCCTGGAGCTGCATCTGGGCGAGAAGGCGAAGCGCGCGCGCTGA
- a CDS encoding response regulator transcription factor — protein MTILLAEDDPLTREALTACIEDEGFTALAAEDGRQALELWAKHHPQLLCLDIMMPEMDGFEVCRRVRAKDSSVPILFLSAKSEEVDVVVGLNLGADDFIRKPFTRAEVIARIRAALRRTHSSGGKGGGFQMGDLTVHPEALTAERSGKEIELSRREIAMLELLHKNAGRPVSRDTFLDVCWGLEYFPDSRTLDQHVLMLRKKVEADPSQPAIIATVRGTGYRFPG, from the coding sequence ATGACCATCCTGCTTGCCGAAGACGATCCCCTCACCCGCGAGGCGCTGACCGCGTGCATCGAGGACGAGGGCTTCACGGCCTTGGCCGCCGAAGACGGACGACAGGCGCTGGAGCTTTGGGCCAAGCATCATCCCCAGTTGCTATGTCTGGACATCATGATGCCGGAGATGGATGGCTTCGAGGTATGCCGAAGGGTGCGGGCAAAAGATAGCAGCGTGCCCATTCTCTTCCTGTCCGCGAAAAGCGAGGAGGTGGACGTGGTGGTCGGCTTGAATCTCGGTGCGGATGACTTCATCCGGAAGCCTTTCACGCGTGCCGAAGTGATCGCCCGGATCCGCGCCGCGCTGCGCCGGACCCACTCTTCCGGCGGCAAGGGCGGCGGGTTCCAGATGGGGGATCTCACGGTGCATCCGGAGGCACTGACGGCAGAACGCTCAGGGAAAGAGATCGAGCTCAGCCGCCGGGAAATCGCGATGCTTGAGCTGCTCCACAAGAATGCAGGCAGGCCGGTGAGCCGGGATACCTTTCTGGATGTATGCTGGGGACTCGAATACTTCCCGGATTCCCGGACGCTGGACCAGCATGTGCTGATGCTGCGGAAGAAGGTGGAAGCAGATCCTTCGCAACCTGCGATCATCGCGACGGTGCGCGGGACGGGGTATCGCTTTCCGGGTTAG
- a CDS encoding ABC transporter ATP-binding protein/permease, with protein sequence MDQAPKFTRHVWLQLWRLIRPYFFGRTWGKAWAQLSALIILSVAVTGVGIWSGFVMSDVMTALEKQNAPAFQRGLWIYLGTFAATVPLAAYYRYVEERLALNWRDFLARTLMLRYFYNRAYYRLQGHEEIDNPDQRMSEDAKNFTITSLSFSLIVINSVIQIIGYAGVLWSISVTLVGVLVGYAVFGTLAAFLIGKRLIGLNYLQYEREANLRYGLVRVRDNSESIAFYRGERRELRDLRARLGGVVGNMLVLIRWNRNLAFFTTGYNSLALILPLMIVAPMFLRGEVEFGKIAQATGAFATFLAAISLFITQFERLSAFAAGVTRLGSLWEFLDERDVEDDLEAENAEHIEISEDERTISLENLTVATPDGNRELLRDLNFRLPPGKSLLIMGESGAGKSSLLRTIAGLWSSGEGKIGRPPYRSMMFLPQRPYMVPGSLRAQLDYPEATRKMEGEDMQEILDTVNLPELSDRVDGDFDRPADWANMLSLGEQQRLSFARLILKKPAIAFLDESTSALDEPNEERLYKFLRKHHYTFVSVGHRSTLLKHHDWLLKMGKDGKWKLTETKDLEKT encoded by the coding sequence ATGGATCAGGCTCCCAAGTTCACCCGCCACGTCTGGCTGCAATTGTGGCGGCTGATCCGACCTTATTTCTTCGGTCGCACTTGGGGAAAGGCTTGGGCCCAGCTGAGCGCGCTCATCATCCTCTCGGTGGCAGTCACGGGGGTGGGGATCTGGTCGGGCTTCGTGATGAGCGATGTGATGACCGCTTTGGAGAAGCAGAATGCCCCGGCTTTCCAGCGGGGCCTATGGATCTACCTGGGCACTTTTGCCGCAACCGTTCCACTCGCTGCCTACTACCGATACGTGGAGGAGCGCCTCGCGCTAAACTGGCGGGACTTCCTCGCCCGCACCCTGATGCTGCGGTATTTCTACAACCGCGCCTACTACCGGCTGCAGGGACACGAGGAAATCGACAACCCCGATCAGCGGATGTCGGAAGACGCGAAGAATTTCACCATCACCTCGTTATCCTTCTCGTTGATCGTGATCAATTCGGTGATCCAAATCATCGGCTATGCCGGTGTCCTCTGGTCGATCTCGGTCACCTTGGTTGGCGTCTTGGTGGGCTATGCTGTGTTTGGCACCCTGGCTGCATTCTTGATCGGGAAGCGCCTCATCGGCCTGAATTACCTGCAATACGAGCGCGAAGCGAATCTCCGCTACGGGCTGGTCCGGGTGCGGGACAATTCGGAATCGATCGCCTTCTACCGTGGAGAGCGTCGCGAGTTGCGGGACCTGCGTGCTCGCCTCGGCGGCGTGGTGGGGAACATGCTGGTCCTGATCCGCTGGAACCGGAACCTTGCTTTCTTCACGACAGGCTACAATTCACTCGCTCTGATCCTGCCGCTCATGATCGTGGCCCCGATGTTCCTGCGAGGGGAGGTGGAGTTTGGAAAGATCGCCCAAGCCACCGGAGCCTTCGCCACCTTCCTCGCCGCCATTTCGCTCTTCATCACCCAGTTCGAGCGGCTCAGCGCGTTCGCCGCAGGTGTCACGCGTCTCGGCTCGCTGTGGGAATTCCTCGACGAACGAGACGTGGAGGACGACCTCGAGGCGGAGAACGCGGAGCATATCGAGATCAGTGAGGATGAACGCACGATCTCGCTGGAAAATCTCACCGTAGCCACGCCGGATGGGAACCGCGAACTCCTGCGGGACCTGAACTTCCGGCTCCCTCCTGGCAAGAGCCTGCTGATCATGGGCGAGAGCGGTGCCGGCAAGAGCTCCCTGCTCCGCACCATCGCCGGCCTCTGGAGTTCCGGGGAAGGCAAGATCGGACGCCCGCCCTATCGCAGCATGATGTTCCTGCCACAGCGGCCTTACATGGTCCCCGGCAGCCTGCGCGCGCAACTGGATTATCCGGAGGCCACCCGCAAGATGGAAGGCGAGGACATGCAGGAGATCCTTGATACGGTGAATCTCCCCGAACTCTCCGACCGCGTTGATGGCGACTTCGATCGCCCGGCAGACTGGGCGAACATGCTTTCCCTCGGGGAGCAGCAACGGCTTTCGTTCGCCCGCCTGATTTTGAAGAAGCCCGCCATCGCTTTCCTCGACGAATCGACCAGCGCTCTGGATGAACCGAATGAAGAGCGGCTCTACAAGTTCTTAAGGAAGCATCACTACACCTTCGTCAGCGTCGGTCATCGCTCCACGTTGCTGAAGCATCACGACTGGCTTCTGAAGATGGGCAAGGATGGCAAATGGAAGCTCACCGAGACGAAGGATCTGGAGAAGACCTGA
- the thiD gene encoding bifunctional hydroxymethylpyrimidine kinase/phosphomethylpyrimidine kinase, with translation MTSSPPVALTIAGSDCSAGAGLQADLKTFQHFGIFGLTTVTCVVAETPQIVRSVHAVPPAILQDQLRVLLEAFPIAAIKTGMLFSKAHIVAVTELLSNYPHIPLVIDPVMIASTGDPLLEDNAIAAYRDRLFPLATVITPNLDEAEVLWGAPVRDETTMGRAASELSARHGCSVLLKGGHLGEPECADLLWQGGLPTWFRAPRIEGAASHGTGCTLSAAIASGLAMGRDLHDAVAGAKDYLGKTLETSLGWNGIAALNQGTVPW, from the coding sequence ATGACTTCCTCCCCTCCTGTTGCACTTACGATCGCCGGTTCCGATTGCTCGGCGGGGGCAGGCTTGCAGGCGGATTTGAAGACCTTCCAGCACTTCGGCATCTTCGGTCTCACCACGGTTACTTGCGTGGTCGCGGAGACGCCGCAGATCGTGCGTTCCGTTCATGCAGTACCGCCTGCGATCCTCCAGGATCAATTGCGGGTGTTGCTTGAGGCTTTCCCGATCGCCGCGATCAAGACCGGGATGTTATTCTCGAAGGCACACATCGTTGCGGTAACGGAGTTGCTTTCGAACTACCCGCACATCCCGCTGGTGATCGATCCGGTGATGATCGCTTCCACCGGGGATCCGCTTTTGGAAGACAATGCCATCGCCGCTTATCGCGACCGGCTCTTTCCCTTGGCCACGGTGATCACGCCGAACCTTGACGAAGCGGAGGTGCTCTGGGGAGCTCCAGTGAGGGATGAGACGACGATGGGGCGTGCCGCGTCCGAGCTTTCCGCCCGTCATGGATGCTCGGTCCTCCTGAAAGGCGGTCATCTCGGCGAGCCGGAATGTGCGGACCTGCTATGGCAGGGCGGGCTGCCCACTTGGTTCCGTGCTCCTCGCATCGAAGGCGCGGCTTCGCATGGAACCGGCTGCACCTTGTCCGCCGCCATTGCTTCGGGCTTGGCGATGGGCCGGGACCTTCACGATGCCGTGGCGGGCGCGAAAGACTATCTGGGGAAAACCTTGGAGACTTCGCTGGGTTGGAATGGGATCGCCGCGCTGAATCAAGGCACGGTTCCCTGGTAG
- a CDS encoding sensor histidine kinase, whose amino-acid sequence MKAVWFTLVPMLAVAVLMLWGGERMARRTTEERVPADRGRLFDFTASFREELDRLDALYLQHLDELAAYAFRRSANQLSPHCENTVGIRKLLVFGPEGKRYEADGKKPAIGESSRIPQVLTESEAGRVSPKRAVVIPKEILEGNTPGKGWLAGPDSSHRVYWFRSSELYLVAFVIDQEELDRCLEAHCSTWMKVPFSPLSEAGELVSIQGPSGRPWLEAPPETQAGPAALVLPHRTNLGEWEVLAWDKLKIRSQHDPTVLASAACIAFVLSLAGIYLHAQQKRALRLAEERVSFVNRVSHELGTPLTNILLNLDLARRALEDRPAESRRRLSLVHEEVQRLGRLVSNVLTFSRGERRTLELRSIACTPDEVVEGILAQFQPSLDRRQVRVEWQRGASERTRLDPDALSQIVGNLINNVEKYASSGGWMGIETSMLGEQLHLRVSDRGPGIPADQSERVFEAFERVHRGVSEGASGTGLGLAIARDLARRMGGDLLLVSSDKGCRFELVLPATPALSVITQDNSSVA is encoded by the coding sequence ATGAAGGCCGTCTGGTTCACGTTGGTGCCCATGCTTGCCGTCGCCGTCCTGATGCTCTGGGGCGGCGAGCGGATGGCGCGGCGCACCACGGAGGAACGTGTTCCCGCCGACCGGGGTCGACTTTTCGATTTCACCGCCTCCTTCCGTGAGGAACTCGACCGTTTGGACGCGCTGTATCTCCAACACTTGGACGAACTCGCGGCGTATGCGTTTCGACGGAGCGCCAACCAACTATCCCCGCACTGTGAAAATACCGTGGGGATACGAAAACTGCTCGTCTTTGGTCCCGAGGGCAAACGGTATGAAGCCGACGGGAAGAAGCCGGCGATTGGTGAGTCGTCGCGGATTCCCCAAGTCCTCACCGAAAGCGAAGCCGGGCGGGTAAGCCCCAAACGGGCGGTTGTCATTCCGAAGGAGATTCTCGAAGGGAACACGCCCGGGAAAGGTTGGCTTGCCGGTCCGGATTCCAGCCACCGGGTGTATTGGTTCAGAAGCAGCGAGCTGTACCTGGTCGCCTTTGTGATCGATCAGGAAGAACTCGACCGCTGCCTCGAAGCTCATTGCTCCACGTGGATGAAGGTACCCTTTTCCCCGCTGAGCGAAGCGGGGGAACTTGTCTCAATCCAAGGTCCAAGTGGACGGCCATGGCTCGAGGCACCACCCGAAACGCAGGCCGGACCTGCAGCGCTGGTACTCCCACACCGGACCAACCTTGGTGAATGGGAAGTTCTTGCCTGGGACAAGCTGAAGATCCGCTCCCAGCATGATCCCACGGTCCTGGCTTCGGCGGCATGCATTGCCTTCGTGCTCTCCTTGGCAGGGATCTATCTCCATGCCCAGCAGAAGCGGGCGTTGAGGCTCGCGGAGGAACGGGTGTCTTTCGTGAACCGGGTATCTCACGAGCTTGGCACCCCGCTTACCAATATCCTTCTCAATTTGGATCTCGCACGACGGGCCCTCGAAGATCGACCGGCGGAGTCGCGGCGCCGGCTCTCTCTGGTGCACGAGGAAGTCCAGCGCTTGGGTCGCCTCGTCTCGAACGTGCTGACCTTTTCCCGGGGAGAGAGGCGGACCTTGGAGCTGCGCTCAATCGCCTGCACTCCCGACGAGGTGGTGGAGGGCATCCTCGCTCAATTCCAGCCATCGCTTGATCGCCGCCAGGTACGGGTCGAATGGCAGCGCGGTGCGAGCGAACGAACGCGGCTCGATCCCGATGCCCTTTCCCAGATCGTCGGAAACCTGATCAACAACGTGGAGAAGTATGCGAGCAGCGGCGGCTGGATGGGCATCGAAACCAGCATGCTTGGCGAACAGCTTCACCTTCGGGTCAGCGACCGGGGCCCGGGAATTCCAGCCGATCAGAGCGAGCGGGTCTTCGAAGCTTTCGAACGCGTGCACCGCGGGGTGAGCGAAGGCGCGAGCGGCACCGGCCTCGGACTCGCAATCGCCCGTGATCTCGCGCGACGCATGGGCGGCGACTTGTTGCTGGTGTCATCAGACAAAGGTTGCCGCTTCGAACTCGTGCTACCCGCCACTCCTGCTCTTAGCGTGATTACCCAAGACAACTCTTCTGTCGCATGA
- a CDS encoding response regulator transcription factor, whose protein sequence is MPEQTILVIEDDSAIRRGVVDALEYGGYRTLEAGDGMNGLDLALRANYRLLLLDLVLPGRDGFSILTELKKQRPGQAVIILSARGEENDRVRGLSLGADDYVMKPFSVRELLARVEAVLRRTCERTAPAEERQLRGGKVDLISGKVDFDDGSDNLLSEREIGLLRYLLDAAGRVVSRDEILRHVWGLDPSRTETRTLDMHIMHLRTKLRDRDQEMLVTVRGRGWRFHSGT, encoded by the coding sequence ATGCCCGAACAAACCATCCTCGTGATCGAAGACGACTCCGCCATCCGGCGGGGGGTGGTGGACGCGTTGGAGTACGGCGGTTACCGTACTTTGGAAGCGGGCGACGGGATGAACGGCCTGGACCTCGCGCTGCGGGCGAACTACCGGCTGCTGCTATTGGACCTGGTGCTCCCGGGACGCGATGGCTTCTCCATTCTCACGGAACTAAAGAAGCAGCGTCCGGGGCAAGCGGTGATCATCCTTTCCGCCCGCGGAGAAGAAAACGACCGTGTCCGGGGCTTGAGCTTGGGAGCAGACGATTACGTGATGAAGCCTTTCAGCGTTCGCGAGCTGTTGGCTCGGGTGGAAGCAGTCCTGCGGCGCACCTGCGAACGGACCGCCCCCGCCGAGGAGCGGCAACTGCGCGGCGGGAAGGTGGATCTGATTTCCGGGAAGGTCGACTTCGACGATGGCTCGGACAATCTACTTTCTGAACGCGAGATCGGCCTGCTCCGCTACCTGCTGGACGCCGCCGGACGCGTGGTATCACGGGATGAGATTCTCCGGCATGTATGGGGACTCGATCCCTCCCGCACGGAGACCCGGACGCTCGACATGCATATCATGCACCTGCGGACAAAGCTCCGCGACCGCGATCAGGAAATGCTCGTGACGGTCCGGGGAAGAGGATGGAGATTTCACAGCGGAACATGA
- a CDS encoding sensor histidine kinase: MRRGKSNCLAHALLALCAVLILGAMAALTRGVVDTQRERARMEAKADEQERIRLALWRVDSAAAAWIADEAQRPLPDLVLKEAPKAEVKLRFDAREDGEFIADNPDKTGTLREALGLPPEQKAFSALCAGMPEIPSSWSVVPPPKSEEPLKQEEVQTTRQSNEYQKLANTKEFAGRSRAVRGAVDKGQEFFNSTTNRAVNLSNGTSLPEDGSVVPNAAGSSIGGWTLLRGGLPRPAQFGSELFLLRHLQWTKSNGSTMRSIQGSWLDEGAFKAMLLREVADLFPTARLIPALPSDAGDGLALASFPWKISPGNGEAATEPLPRGIQLTLAAGWGAAVLAILAAWLLVIGLMRLSERRASFVSAVTHELRTPLTTFQLYSGMLESGAIKEEKRGEYFLTLRREAERLSHLVENVLAFSRIERGSARASSGRHVLGEMVAPMLERFQGRLSEANLKLVADIDDPAWNATVQADPAAVEHVLFNLIDNASKYAAGSEPNEVALEVEPHGQGVKVCVRDHGNGVARSDRKRIFRAFHKSAAAAAESRPGVGLGLSLSRRLAKAGGGDLRLENSERGACFTLTLPGA; encoded by the coding sequence ATGAGGCGCGGAAAATCCAACTGCCTGGCCCACGCTCTTCTGGCGCTCTGCGCCGTGCTCATCCTCGGCGCGATGGCGGCGCTCACCCGTGGCGTGGTCGACACGCAGCGCGAGCGTGCCCGCATGGAAGCGAAGGCGGACGAGCAAGAGCGTATCCGTCTCGCATTATGGCGGGTCGACTCTGCTGCGGCGGCATGGATCGCGGACGAGGCCCAGCGCCCCCTGCCTGATCTCGTGCTAAAGGAAGCTCCGAAGGCAGAAGTGAAATTGCGCTTCGACGCACGGGAAGACGGCGAATTCATCGCAGACAACCCCGACAAGACGGGAACACTCCGCGAGGCGCTCGGCTTGCCACCTGAGCAGAAGGCCTTCTCCGCCCTGTGCGCGGGCATGCCGGAAATCCCCTCAAGCTGGTCGGTGGTGCCCCCTCCGAAGTCCGAGGAACCGCTCAAGCAGGAAGAAGTACAAACCACCCGCCAGAGCAACGAGTACCAGAAGCTGGCGAACACCAAGGAATTTGCCGGACGATCTCGCGCGGTGCGCGGTGCCGTGGACAAAGGGCAGGAGTTCTTCAACTCGACGACGAACCGAGCCGTCAATCTCAGCAACGGGACGAGCTTGCCCGAGGATGGCTCGGTCGTGCCAAATGCAGCGGGCAGCAGTATCGGAGGTTGGACTCTTCTGCGAGGCGGCCTGCCACGTCCTGCGCAGTTCGGGAGCGAACTCTTCCTTCTACGGCATCTGCAGTGGACGAAAAGCAATGGCAGCACGATGCGTTCGATCCAAGGTTCGTGGCTCGATGAAGGAGCCTTCAAGGCGATGTTGCTCCGGGAAGTGGCCGACCTTTTTCCGACGGCCCGCTTGATTCCCGCCCTGCCTTCGGACGCGGGAGATGGCCTCGCGCTGGCATCATTCCCGTGGAAGATCTCTCCGGGAAATGGTGAGGCAGCGACCGAGCCGCTGCCCCGCGGGATCCAGTTGACCTTGGCCGCGGGTTGGGGGGCGGCGGTGCTTGCCATCCTCGCCGCATGGCTGCTGGTGATCGGATTGATGCGCCTAAGTGAACGGCGGGCATCTTTCGTCTCGGCAGTGACGCATGAGCTCCGCACGCCACTGACCACCTTTCAGCTATACTCGGGCATGCTGGAGAGCGGGGCGATCAAGGAAGAGAAGCGTGGCGAGTATTTCCTCACACTGCGCCGCGAAGCAGAACGCCTCTCTCACCTGGTGGAGAACGTCCTCGCTTTCTCCCGCATCGAACGTGGTAGCGCACGCGCCAGCTCGGGCAGGCACGTGCTGGGAGAGATGGTCGCCCCGATGCTCGAACGTTTCCAAGGTCGACTGAGTGAAGCAAATCTCAAGCTGGTCGCCGACATCGACGATCCGGCTTGGAATGCCACCGTGCAGGCGGATCCGGCGGCGGTAGAGCACGTGCTCTTCAATCTCATCGACAACGCTTCAAAGTATGCGGCGGGATCGGAGCCTAATGAGGTGGCGCTAGAGGTCGAACCCCATGGCCAAGGGGTGAAGGTCTGCGTCCGCGATCATGGCAATGGCGTGGCACGCTCCGACAGGAAGCGGATTTTCCGAGCTTTTCACAAATCCGCAGCGGCGGCGGCAGAGAGCCGTCCCGGCGTAGGGCTGGGGCTTTCCCTGTCGCGGCGCCTGGCCAAGGCCGGAGGCGGGGACCTCCGCTTGGAGAATAGCGAGAGGGGCGCTTGTTTCACGCTCACGCTTCCCGGAGCCTGA
- a CDS encoding D-2-hydroxyacid dehydrogenase produces the protein MKYAVLVFTLLHGAACAQSVLAPEWMRQEAESLSKEFPSLKFDFYKSLGDAAGKVSGTEAFIGTPDEAVMKAGEKLRWVHVYSAGIEKYTHLPRFKDGKITVTNLKIYQGPEIADHAFALLLHLTRNMAEYQKAQEEGAWPKSGPTAMPLTELRGRTMLVVGFGGIGTQVAERARAFGMKVMAVDEKDIPLTQTLDYCGRPDELNELLPKADVVVNCVPHTPASEHMIAAPQFAAMKDGAYFINVSRGKVVDTAALVKALQDKKLAGAGLDVVDPEPLPADSPLRSMKNVIITPHIAGVSGDRPARQNELIHDNLRRFARGLPLKNATDPTRGY, from the coding sequence ATGAAATACGCCGTCCTCGTCTTCACCCTTCTTCATGGTGCGGCCTGCGCACAATCGGTTCTCGCACCGGAGTGGATGAGACAGGAGGCCGAGTCTCTTTCGAAAGAGTTTCCATCGCTGAAATTCGATTTCTACAAGTCACTGGGCGACGCCGCCGGGAAGGTGTCCGGAACGGAGGCTTTCATTGGCACGCCCGACGAAGCAGTGATGAAAGCCGGGGAAAAGCTCCGCTGGGTGCACGTCTATAGTGCGGGCATTGAAAAGTACACGCACCTTCCACGCTTCAAGGATGGCAAGATCACAGTAACCAATCTGAAGATCTACCAGGGACCCGAGATCGCCGACCATGCTTTCGCACTGCTGCTCCATTTGACGCGAAACATGGCGGAATATCAAAAGGCGCAAGAGGAAGGAGCCTGGCCAAAGAGCGGGCCCACCGCAATGCCTCTCACCGAACTCCGGGGTCGCACAATGCTCGTGGTCGGCTTCGGCGGCATCGGCACCCAAGTAGCCGAGCGAGCCCGTGCCTTCGGGATGAAGGTCATGGCCGTCGATGAGAAAGACATTCCACTTACCCAGACACTGGACTACTGCGGGCGTCCCGATGAATTGAACGAGCTTTTGCCGAAGGCGGACGTGGTAGTGAACTGCGTCCCGCATACGCCTGCAAGCGAGCACATGATCGCCGCGCCCCAATTCGCAGCGATGAAGGATGGAGCCTACTTCATCAACGTTTCACGCGGGAAAGTCGTGGACACCGCGGCATTGGTAAAGGCACTGCAAGACAAGAAGCTCGCCGGCGCGGGATTGGACGTCGTCGATCCCGAGCCGCTTCCCGCCGACAGCCCGCTTCGGAGCATGAAGAATGTCATCATCACGCCTCACATCGCTGGGGTTTCCGGCGACCGGCCAGCACGCCAGAACGAACTGATCCACGACAACCTCCGACGCTTCGCCCGGGGCCTTCCTCTTAAGAACGCCACGGATCCTACCCGCGGCTATTGA